From a region of the Castor canadensis chromosome 7, mCasCan1.hap1v2, whole genome shotgun sequence genome:
- the Tex46 gene encoding testis-expressed protein 46, producing the protein MLGELIFLFRSFHGILASSGTLGAAVAWLIGYKPALFGFLFLLLLLSNWLVKHELKLEPSESQQEDEKLKTCEVSPNHKVMGMKDTERIQACFALQDKVLERLLFSEMKLQVLENQMFLMWNKMNHPRWSSRHWNCLRRKRKMRRPESIFSTISDCTSNAPTE; encoded by the exons ATGTTGGGggaactaatttttctttttcggAGTTTCCATGGGATTCTTGCTTCCTCAGGCACCCTAGGAGCAGCGGTGGCTTGGCTGATTGGCTATAAACCAGCCTTATTTGGGTTTCTAttccttttgttgttgcttaGCAACTGGCTGGTCAAACATGAACTCAAGCTTGAGCCCTCTGAGTCCCAGCAG GAGGATGAGAAACTGAAGACTTGTGAAGTCAGCCCCAACCACAAAGTCATGGGCATGAAAGATACCGAGAGGATTCAGGCCTGCTTCGCCCTCCAGGACAAGGTCCTTGAGCGACTGCTGTTCAGTGAAATGAAGCTACAGGTCTTGGAAAATCAGATGTTCctcatgtggaataaaatgaatcACCCCAGGTGGTCCAGCAGACATTGGAACTGCCTCCGGAGGAAGCGCAAAATGAGGAGGCCTGAGTCAATTTTCTCCACCATCTCTGATTGTACTTCCAATGCCCCCACCGAATGA